Below is a window of Macadamia integrifolia cultivar HAES 741 chromosome 8, SCU_Mint_v3, whole genome shotgun sequence DNA.
AGTGAAATTGTGTGGTAGCCACTGGTTAAAAGTTTTCTAAGTGCAGTAAAGGTCGTATACAGGttaataaatctttttttttttttttgggggggggggNNNNNNNNNNNNNNNNNNNNTAGATTCTTGAAGAATGAAGCAGTGagttttttaagaaaatttatagTCAATATTCCTATTCCCTTATTTTCTCCAGACATTCTTTCCTAATAGATGGCAATGGCCTAAACAAAAATGAGTACAACTAAAGGCCATGGATTGCAAAACCAAATGGCAGGTTGGGCTTGGGTATATATTTGTGGAGGGCAGGGTTTTTGCTGCTATCATTGTGAGATACATGCTTTTGACCCTTGGCTCTTCTCTTTGCAAAAACAAGCCCAACCCAAATTAGAGTGAGCTTGCACGTCGGAAGACAAGGCTCGTATTAGGTCCACTTACTAGTTGAAAGTTCAAATCCCAGGTTGAGTTGGTTTGGTGCAAAACCAAGCGCTACCTGCCCACTTAGTGCACCTGGTAAATAATTGCAAGTTTGACAGTACAAGGTTTGGACAGTACTGCTCAAGTGAATGAGATATTCTATATGAATAAGCTAAAATTACAAAGCTTCACGATAAGGAGAAACATTTTATATCagaggaaaaaaagggagaacaggGCAATTCAAAGATAAAATCAAGAAACTGAGTCCCATATTATATCACAGCTGACATACCACAGAAAGTAAGCAAGCTTATCATGTAGGAGTAAACATTAGGAGCTGCTCCTCTTAGTGAACATGTCGTGGGTTTAGAAAGGAGATTCATAAATGTGGATTAGCGAGTATACATGAAAGACACCACTAGAAAAAAGTTACAACTCCCATTCCACTTGAAATCATTAATGATCTTCCAACTCACCGGTGGTCTAGGCTATAATGTACATTTTAGTATTAATCTGAGAAACTTATGCACAAATGAACAGacagaaaatgaataaaaagaatGCAATGGTTCAGGTCCCTATGAGTACTAACGCATACCTCATACAAGGTTAAATCACTTCCACCGGTGATGTTCCATACAATTCCAGTGGCCCTTTCTATGCCGATATCCAGCAAAGGTGATTGGATGGCATTCAATGCGGCATCTCTTGCCCTAGTCTTGCCTGCAGCAAAACAATCATTACAAAATTCATACAAGTATCCTATACATATGTTTGAAGTGTGAAACATTAGCAGAGTCTAACTGTCACCCCTGATTTTGAGTTACTAAATGTAGAAATTTGCAAATAATACATTCCTGGTCTAACAAAAAATGTATGCATCAAGTAGAATTCGTCACATGTTACAAGCCATTGATGACATGGATAGAgctgaatttttttcttcaattttctaCGTCATGCATGagaggtgttttttttttttttttttaaataacaaaattaaGACTATACTatcaaaatagaaggaaaaaattgACATATTTTTAGCTATCTGCACTATATTCTATTAATGTGACATCTGAAAGTTAACTTTTTCTTGTTGATACCTATCACCTCATAGTAGACGGTTATTTCAATTGCCTGAACAGCAATTGCATACCAGATTGTGGTTTGATcactttctttctatttctcttcgcaactcaactaagcctcaTCCAAATGTTCAGGATGATATCTGCTGCTAACTCAAAAGTATTTTTAACTACTTCAACCATAGTCATTCTTGTGCTTGCCTCATCCTTTTAACACCAAAGCTAACACCGTCTCCCTCCTTTCCACTAGCACCGACAGTTCTTCCTTCCCTCATCCAGTAACACAGTGGCAATACTCCCAAGTTCTTTCAAATGTGTTCATTTCTGACATTATCCTTCCTAATCTTCCAGTCgttcatctcaacatcctcaatTAGACTCAGTCTATGCATTAAGTAGTTTCTTCATCAACCAATATTCAACTCCATCAAGCCTTGTGGTTCTCATAACTACCTTACACCATTTAATTTTTACCAAATAGGCCAACAGATGTAACTCCTCGAGCTCCTGTCAATGTCATCCATCCAACTCCAATTATATACAAAACATCCTCTACAGACCGTTCCTTCTTATTGATAATTGAACCAGGATAATAAGAATGACAACTCTAGGgtatctcttttctctctcagaTTAAGGGAAGGTTGGTAATAATGTAGGTCAAATAGGATGTATGGAAATAGaaaagaataggaaaagaagaatatGGACTGTTATGGGACTCGAACAGAACCTGTGAACCGTAAACTAGAAGAAATgagaaggggagagaagagaagagatgcaaGAGAGAGCAAAAAGCAGTCACACAGACCTGATGTGTGCACCCTCACAACCAAATAACAACTTCATCCAATCCAAAAAACTAAGAGAGGGATACAGCCCTATTTAGAAAGACTAAATTGACTTCATAGAAAATTTACTCCTAAATTGACCGACTTTAGGACTTTAGCCATAATTTTACGTCGGCCTTTATTACATCCTGACACTCATCAATAAAAGACTATATCATCAGTAAACAGCAAATGATGTGAGACTTCATCCTTTTGATGTGCAGTCCACCTGTACATTACTATTTACTAGTTTCGATAAGTATATGCTAAATTCTAACCCTTGGTGTCAACTCACAGATTGGGAGATTTGGGAACACTTGTCACTCCCCAGTTGATCTAACAGTAGTTACAGCCCCAACAGACATATGCTTAATATCATCAATACGTTTACTTGAAATGCTTTTCTTCTCCAGAACCCAACAAATGACCCCCATATGCTTTCCAAGTTacataaaaccttttgattcatGTGTGCATGAGTGCATCCATGTTTTCAGATAACCCAGCCAGGAAAAACAGAGCTCCAACTGCTTCCATGTAGTTCAAATATAATTCATCCGATCAAAAGAGAATGTTCAGAAATATTGGCTTTTGTCTATGTAAAATTTGACAATTAAGACCAATtaccaccaaaaacaaaacacaaaaaacaGATTAGGAAGTTCAGAAAATCTAGGTCATATTAAACTCATAAGTCATGAACAGAGCAAAATATAACTTTTTAAATTTAGGGCAAACAGGGTAGATTAGAAATCAGAAATGTATCTACCAAAAAGTATCAAGAGTTGAGCTTCTAATGCTTCCAACAACTCCTCACTCATAAGTCATAAAGAAATAGTTGCAATTACCAGTTGCTGTTCCAATTCCCATCAAAGAAGAACCTGCATTTGCCATGATAGCTCGGACATCAGCAAAATCAACGTTGACTAGACCAGGAACCTGCAGTTGTGACAACCCACAACTAATTAGAAAACAAGTAAATATTAACAGCCAGAAGGGCCAAAACTGCAAAAAATAACAGAAGCAAAGAAGCCAATTTCCCCAAGTCCCCTTTGACATATTGTCAATCTACCAAATGCATATCAATTCATATGACTTGCAAACAACAGAGGTGGTAAAATAACCATTTTTCCTAGCGAAATCATGATCAAATTTGATGACAGTAACCATCTAATTTTACCTTTTTATCTCTGACACAAaccactttttctttctttctttttctgaatGTCCTTACGAATCACATAAATCAATTATAAtcacaaaaagaaaacttttggTTTGACCTTGTCATGTTGGGGATCCATTTGTGTGATATAAACAGGATCAATACTGTCCTTCTGGCCTACCACTAAATGAGGCAGGCCTATCCATGATGGACTCTGTCACATGTATAAACAGGAAGTGCTAAATGAATACAAATATACTCAGCACAGTCCTTAAGACGTATGAGCTAAAAACGTCATAGGATCAATAATGCTACAGCATCAAAATTCAGAAGCCCAAAATGAATTTTTCCACGCTAGACTATTTTTTTGCTAATACATGAAGCAGCATAAAATTGATAATGAGGAGTTCTGGTCCAATGATGGTTACTAGATCATAAAAATATGGGATGTTCCATCCATTTGAAGTGCATCTCATGTGACTTTTATAAATTTCTTTTCATATCATAACCAATTTCCTTTTACATACCGTAATTATATCAGAGATACCACGGACACCTTGTCGGAGTGTATCATCAGCCAAGTTAAAAGCTTCAGTAACGGGGGTAGACTGGGAAACGGCAGTCAATAACTTGTCATTTGGAATGACAATCAATGTGTCAACGTTATCTCTCAAAGCTGCAATTCCTTCTTGAGCTTGTACTGCTCGCCTTCGTCCctcaaaagagaaaggtgttgtAACAATACCAACAGTCAAGATACCCATTGACTTTGCAACTCCTGCAATTACCGGGGCACCACCTGTGCCGGTTCCCCCACCCATTCCAGCCTGAAAGGAAAATGTTAGAtcacaattatatatatatatatttatcgagagagagagagagagagagagagaaacaatcaTTAAAAGAAACTAAGTGCCTCTTGTATCAAGAATGTGGAACATCTTTCCGACTTTATTCTGTTGCTAACTAACCAAACTAATAAGGGTGTGAACTACATTCTGATTATACAATTACCCAACCTATGTACATAAGTGACCCCAATTAGTAGGTTCTGGATCCAAAATATCAGACCTGATCAATAATCAGGCCAAGTCTGGTTCCACATTATGTTGGTTGAGATAATGCCTGTCTTTTTCACCCCCTTTTACTTTGGGTTTCCCCCACAGTAAAGATAAGAGATTTGGCATTACATGACTTTGACACCAAGTACTAACTAGCAAAGGCAGTTACTAGGTGGCGTTGGGTACAGATACAAAGATTTCATACCCTAGCTCATAGATAGGGTTGGCTGTGACTCATGAGTACGATTGAACATACCTTCCAAAACTTAAATTAGAAAGCACCATATATTACAAATGAATGATTGAGTCATCAAAATAGCAAGAACTATAAAAATGGAGGCTCTTTGGTCTACACACATGATACAACTACAATTTTAAAAGTGACACCATGGAACTAGGCCATCATCTTTAGTGGACACAACTCATATGTAATAGCCCGACAACATATCACTTTTGATGTTCAGAAAAAAAGGAGGCTGACTAACCACTATTATAGGTCTTTTCCCACTTCCCAGAACATTAGTATTATATTGCTTAGCTGCATAAGTTTTACCACCAGATTAGAAGGTTAGGATCCTCCTCCTGGTACCAAGATGAGCCAACTTCATATCCAAGTGGTGACCATTTTGATGAGTTATAAGCCATCCATGCAGGAAAAAAAGTATGAGGGTAGGATTTCTAAGGAATTGTAGACCCCTCAGATCAATTAGATGTATCTTCAATAGTCAATTTCCAACATGTTGCACTCATTTTCAGGAACTCAATTGGATAAATGCGTATGAAACCTACCGTTACAAAGACCATGTCAGCACCATAAAGTGCCTCCTCTATTGCTTCTTTGCTTTCCTTGGCAGCATTCATACCAATATCTGGGTTCCCACCAGCACCAAGTCCCCTTGTTAGCTCTCGACCTATTTGCAAGCGGTTCTCACTAAACACAGGTGACATCCTCATGGCTTGAACATCAGTGTTAACTATCCAGAACTCCACACCTTTCATGGAACTCTCAATCATTCTATTAACAGCATTTGACCCACCACCCCCAACACCAATGACTTTGATTTTAGCTTCATTATAATTATTGGAATTGGGCAATTCTCTTATGCTCTCAGTTACGATGCCACTAGAGTTTTCCTTTCTTGGATTAGCTACCACATCATTTTCCTTGCCTCCTCTTAGCAACGATACTTCAGGATGTAGATTCAGAAATGGGTCTTTACTATGATATGGGCTGACATTGTGCGAGTTGGCTAAACATCTAACATGGGCCAAACTAGAAGTGATCTTATGGCTGGCACCAAAAAGCACATTCTTCTCATCGAACAACTTCAGGTTCAGGGAACAAAATTTACCCATACGGTTTTCCTTGAAAACCCTTCCTCCCAGCACTGCTGACACTCCGACTGAAGTACGGGTATCAGATGGTGAGAAACAAGGTAGGTGAGTTGCCATCTCGACTAGCAAAAGCTGAACCTCAGAGATTAAAGTAAGCAAATTAGTTTCTCAAGAACTCAGAAACCCAAACGCCCAATTTTCTGTAATCCCATTAGAAATCTTCATTCTGGCACCTGGtgatcaaaaaacaaaaaacagaagGGGAAAACAAGATCAGAGATCACTGAATAAAAGTTGGAGACAAGAAATGGTTGAAGTGCAAGGGGAAAACTGTTGAAGAGAATGGCACAAAAAGCAACCAGAATTGGTTGTTGTAGCCTCTATGCCTTAGGCTCCTgccatctctttttttcttctaaataaaGTTCTTtcatcattctctctctctctctctctctctctctctctctctctcacacacacacacacacacacacacacacacacacacagaattATAGGAATTAACGCATTGATTACACTTACACTAGGAGGGGTAAGAAAACCCCGACAGTATAGTAGCACTGCCGGTCCCAAACCCAGAATAAGATGGCTGCTTCAGGTGGCAGCCACCATAAAGGCCAAAGAAACCCATAAATTTTACAAAACCAGTAAACCCTGAATCCTGAAAACGGAACAGCAATTTTGTCGTCGACCCCACATGGTCGGAACAATGCTTCCTTGGGTTTACCTGAGTAAAAGGCTGTTCCAGAGACTCAAGCTCATAAGTTAGTCTTCTGTTCACTTATAGATAAGGGTGACAAAGAACAAATTCGAGAAGTTCGGGAATAGGAGGATAAAGAAGTGAACCACAAATTATATGGAACAATGGTCACATGAAATGCAGCTAAaacaaagataaaagaaaagcaaaaccaATTCGACAACAGTGAGTCAAGAGTAACCCTAAACCCATGAGTAAATGCACCAAAAAGACCCAATTCTTGATAAAATCAGGAAGACGGGGTACCTTAGTGAGTGAGTTGCAGAAACCTAGGAAACAGTATCATCCGCAAGCGAGGTGGAGAAGTAGCTCAATTGTCTTTCCTGTTCGAATTCAGGACTTCTATGTTGCAGAGGCCATAGAGCAAGAGAGGTGTTTGAAGAAATACCTTTTCGATGAATTGAGGAAGGTGGGCTCCAAAGACACGAACAGAATAATGAAGAAAACGAAGTCCCTTATCACTTTCCAGTGTGATTTCAAGTGGTTGGCTCACACCCTTTAGAGATCTTTAGCTCCTCCGTCCATGTTCCCACAAATCAAACTCCACACTCTACAGTCTACACATGGAATGGAACTCCAGAGGCCAAGTAAAATACTGCTTTAATGGTGGATTGTTTGGTtgtgctttttatttttctccactGGGGACATTGTTTTGAACATTgacttctctttctcttaaaCCTAATTAAAATGTGAAGGAATTTGGATCAAACACGACTAATTACTGAAATTTAGATCCAAATCTACTATGCTTACCAGTCTTGACTGATCTTTCATTTTTACTGAATTAGTGCCCTAAGTGGATGAACCAAGTACTCTAATCCAAACTTGGATTGGACCTTGAATGCTTGACTCTAATATCTAATCAAgagtctaattcaaaaccaaaaattGAATTAGATCCTTAACATGTTTGAATGCATCCAAAACAATTCACTTTCTAGATGATTCTTCTAGATTAGATTATAAGAATCCTTGTGATCACTTGGTTCTCTATTTTACTTATAGTTGAGAGGATCTAGAGGAAAATAATTTTGTTAACAGTTCAGATATCCTTGGATTTGAGAGTTCTCACACTCATTTAAAATAGGAGGCAGTTTCCCCAAACTTAGGGTGAATGGGGAATCTATTGCCTGTGGGTTTCTACGTTTTAAGTGGAATAGGTTTTGCGATTCACGAGCAATGGTAATCAGGTTATTATTTCGGCGTTAAAACTTAAAATCATCTATTGGCAAAACCATTGGATGTTTATTGCATCTCATTGGTCACTGTagacaatttggactcattATTTCGTTTAAAgtctctaaaaataaaataacaatgaCCTTAGACAGTTGGTAAATCTCCAAAAGGATCCCTATCCCATGAGTGGAGGAAAAACTTTATTCTTTATAAAATGTTACCCTAAGCCTTAGAGATATTGTGAGCCTCAAGAGTTTTACGTCTACTCACATGTGAAaacatttatttctattttccatGTCCCACTTTTTTGGAGTTTCTCATGCTTAGATCTAGTATGACATGTTTATAGAGTGCAATGAGCCATGTGTGAGGTCATTTCTATTTAAATAGcgaagttttatttttatttctcttttaaatTTTGATAAGGAAAGGGTTGAGCAAGTCCTTAGCTCGTAGATGCAAATGTTACCTCGTATGATACAAGGTCAATAAATATCTCCATACTGTCCTCGACACCCTCATAATGCCATCTTAAAGGCCTCATCATCTACCTTGAgcatgactgaaagaaaatcgTTTTGTATGATGAATAATCATAATTATATGGACCCAATTTCTCTCCTCACAAATCTGGACCACTGATTAGGAATTTGGGATAGGAAAGAGAATCAACAATGAAATTGATCTCCATGGATAATTAGTCATTAGAGCATATCAACGACTGATTGATTACCCGTGAGAAAATTTCGTGACATGGGTTGTTCCACACATAGACTGGCATGGTTGCCTTAGCGTTCAGGTATAATTGGATTTGCTCTCTGATTAAATACACATTGGCACTCAAAGCGAGTGGAATCGGTAATGAAAACGGTCTAATGGACTTCGAGTCCGATTCGGCCAATATTGGTCAAAATCGGTCGATTATCAACCAAAATCAGTTGGAATTGACACGAACCCTAGTAATTATTGGATTTTTTGAATCAGAGATCTGATTATGATTTCTCAAACCATTCACTTAAGTATTGAATTTGGTTAAGAATTTAGGCtttgattgaattttatttcttcctaTGGATTTTGGCGGGTCCATAGTGACCCTATAACCACATTGACCGAGTTATacggggttgaatgaaaaccatatTCGTATCaaattcgttgctcaccaactatgctatcGCCTTGGGTTCAATAACAATGTCCTTCAATCAACATTCAATACTAATATACACCCAAAGGGCAGTTCGATTGGGGGTTGCGAAAGTGAAGCCTCTAACCTAAAACTTACTACCGACAAAGTAGGCGCAAACCACCAGAGCAACTCTCGTGTTGGcaactttatttctttctcctcattccagtgaaaagaaaatttttgctTTTAGGTGAAAAGTACTGAATATGGagataggaaaaagaaaaaaaaaaaaagaggaagatagGACATGCAAGGATTAGAGTTCTATTTTCCATGAGTGCTCTCATTCGTAGACACGTATATATTGTTTTCACCACCATAATTCTAAATATCaaattggattgatcaaaatcgcTTGGATCATAATGGTATCGAGTGAGATCGATCCATATCGATGTCATTCCTCTGATATGATACAATGATCTTACGGTGAAAAAgtttcaaaaatcaatttttttattttttgttttttaaatgtaatttgATTTCAAATAATTTGATATTGACTCGGTATCGGTTGAAGTTGATCCCAAGTCTTAAAATCTTACATCTCAGCCAGGCTGGGCACTATCTCTTTCATTACTCATTCTCTGGATCTTTTAGGTTGGTGGTTTTCTCAACTTGCCACAAGGCTTCGGGTTGCAAGATAATGAGGGTTATCAAATTGGTTTTTCCATTTTGACTTGATCTCAAACCTTAGAATTGCCTTTCATATTTGAAAACTTGTCAATTCTAAGGTTTCTTGATGTAAATCTATCGTCGCCTTATACTAGGGATATCAATTGGTTAGCTTGGATTAGGTTTAGTGTGAGaatgaataaaatcaaaacatgaTTCAATACGGGTGTATCGattttagtttgattttgatttttttcttacaaatttATCATcagtttaatttcaattttttactaTGTAAATATATTCAgacatgaaaaaaatatattttttttctaatgaatttTGGACTAATATCAATTAGATCAATAGTAGATCAATTCGATGTCATATCAATTtcactcttccaaaaccctagtccaaaacatgatccaatatTTCATCTGTTTGgcctaggttttgacacccacGAGGTGACTTTTTACAATTTCGTCGTTTGACACAAGTTGGTTCAGCCGGTCCAAACCTGCTTGATTGAATTATTGCGACCGGGGCGGAGaacttgggagttgggacttgggatacAGGATACTTGGAGGCTTGTGCTTCGTGTGGGATTGTGAGGGGGAGAAAGCATAGACGCCAATCTTGACCGTCTCCTCTAAATCAATCCGTTTCCGTTTCTACCCTTCACTCGTCAAAGCGTCCAAATTTTTTGATTCCCCTCTTTAGCTTCGTCGCTTCTTCGCCATCGTCTACGTTCGAGGTTGGTCATTGGTGTGGATCGccgtctttctctctctgtagtCTGTGGCGTGGCTTCGATCAATTCTGATTTGCTCCGTCATTTATTGAACACCCGTTGTTCTCATTGTCCGAGATCGTTGGAGTTTGAATTTGGCGGTTCAATCGATTAGTCCTCGACTCATGAGTTTCTGACGATCTTTGACTAATGTCTGCTGGTGAGAATACCCCAAATGCTATGTTAGATTTTCACTTTTCTTGGATTTTTGTCACTTGACTAGTGTTTGGAGTATCTGCTCTTTCTCCAAGAAAATGAATTTGTTAGAAACCAGGTCGATTAATTGGTTCTAAAGTTCTTGAATCCTGGTTCAATCAATATCATTTCCTTGACGTTCCGACTTCCGATTGAAAGTGTTTGCTGGGTTTAAGCTTAGGCGTCTTTCTGCATTGGGTATTGAATTTCTTATCGGTGGTGGGGTTGCTTGATTTTCTGATGTTTCGCCTTAAAATGTCTGGAGGTTCCCCAGGTGAATTGATAGGGAAAAACTGTTTTGGATGATTGGGTAATACTTTGACTAAGAAAACTGTGAGTTGATCTTGGTCCTGCGATCCGTGACTAGAAAGGGCGAAACCCATTTTGTGAAATTTTACCTTTCCGGTTCCTGGAATAGCGTAAAACCAGAGTCTTAACTTTATTTATCAGTCATGAGCCTAAATGGTAGATTTTGCTTCTCTTGGTCATGTGAAATTCTACTAAAGTTTTGAAGCTTTCATGGAGTCTGATAGAATCAGTAAGGTTAGTATTTTGCAGAGTAtttatttggttatttttgTTGATTATGGAGAGCCTTCCAGTCGAAGTAATTGGAAACATACTTTCCCGGCTTGGAGCTGCAAGGGATGTGGTGATTGCCTCTGCAACTTGCCGGAAGTGGAGAGAAGCCTGCCGGAATCACCTCGATACCCTTTCATTCGACTCCGATGATTGGCCTGTTTATCATGATCTCACTACTGTTCGACTTGAGATCCTGATAACCCAAACAATATTCCAGACCAGGGGTTTGCAGTGCTTGTCTATTTCTATGGACGAGGTTGATGAGTTCTCAGCAGCTCCAGTGATTGCTTGGCTTATGTATACCAGAGAAACCTTGCGCCAATTGTTGTATAATGTCCGTACGACTCCAAACGTTAACATTCTTGAAAAGTGTGGTAGGCAGAGGCTGGAAGTGTTAGATTTGTCTAATAATTCCATCACTGGGGTTGATCCCAGTTACCAAAGATTCCCTTGCCTGAAATCCCTGTCTCTGAGTCATATCAGTATCTCTGCATTGGATCTAAGCCTTCTGCTCACTGCCTGCCCCAAAATTGAATTCTTGTCCCTTGTCAATCCAGAAATTGCCATGTCAGATTCTCAGGCAACAATGGAACTTAGTAGTCCTACGTTGAAGAAAATATACTTTGAAGCTATTAGTTTGGACAAGTTTA
It encodes the following:
- the LOC122086310 gene encoding cell division protein FtsZ homolog 2-2, chloroplastic-like, translated to MATHLPCFSPSDTRTSVGVSAVLGGRVFKENRMGKFCSLNLKLFDEKNVLFGASHKITSSLAHVRCLANSHNVSPYHSKDPFLNLHPEVSLLRGGKENDVVANPRKENSSGIVTESIRELPNSNNYNEAKIKVIGVGGGGSNAVNRMIESSMKGVEFWIVNTDVQAMRMSPVFSENRLQIGRELTRGLGAGGNPDIGMNAAKESKEAIEEALYGADMVFVTAGMGGGTGTGGAPVIAGVAKSMGILTVGIVTTPFSFEGRRRAVQAQEGIAALRDNVDTLIVIPNDKLLTAVSQSTPVTEAFNLADDTLRQGVRGISDIITVPGLVNVDFADVRAIMANAGSSLMGIGTATGKTRARDAALNAIQSPLLDIGIERATGIVWNITGGSDLTLYEVNAAAEVIYDLVDPSANLIFGAVIDQSLSGQVSITLIATGFKRQDEAEGRPLQGSQLAYGDNLGISRRPSSFTEGGSVEIPEFLRKKGRSRYPRA
- the LOC122086311 gene encoding F-box/LRR-repeat protein At1g67190-like isoform X2, with the translated sequence MSAVEVIGNILSRLGAARDVVIASATCRKWREACRNHLDTLSFDSDDWPVYHDLTTVRLEILITQTIFQTRGLQCLSISMDEVDEFSAAPVIAWLMYTRETLRQLLYNVRTTPNVNILEKCGRQRLEVLDLSNNSITGVDPSYQRFPCLKSLSLSHISISALDLSLLLTACPKIEFLSLVNPEIAMSDSQATMELSSPTLKKIYFEAISLDKFILEADGLESLILKDCTLEYFDIIGKGTLKYLEIDDVSVLHLEIESTENLEVIDLSSFTIVWPKFYQMISRSSKLRRLRLWGVVFDDEDEIVDLETIAVCFPQLSHLSLSYDLKDGLINYGLQGPTKLENVAVLELGWTVISDHFSLWVAGLLERCPNLKKLVIHGVVSEAKTHEECHMLASFTSSIVQLMRKYMRVEVQFEYE
- the LOC122086311 gene encoding F-box/LRR-repeat protein At1g67190-like isoform X1 — its product is MESLPVEVIGNILSRLGAARDVVIASATCRKWREACRNHLDTLSFDSDDWPVYHDLTTVRLEILITQTIFQTRGLQCLSISMDEVDEFSAAPVIAWLMYTRETLRQLLYNVRTTPNVNILEKCGRQRLEVLDLSNNSITGVDPSYQRFPCLKSLSLSHISISALDLSLLLTACPKIEFLSLVNPEIAMSDSQATMELSSPTLKKIYFEAISLDKFILEADGLESLILKDCTLEYFDIIGKGTLKYLEIDDVSVLHLEIESTENLEVIDLSSFTIVWPKFYQMISRSSKLRRLRLWGVVFDDEDEIVDLETIAVCFPQLSHLSLSYDLKDGLINYGLQGPTKLENVAVLELGWTVISDHFSLWVAGLLERCPNLKKLVIHGVVSEAKTHEECHMLASFTSSIVQLMRKYMRVEVQFEYE